One genomic region from Rosa rugosa chromosome 1, drRosRugo1.1, whole genome shotgun sequence encodes:
- the LOC133726140 gene encoding H/ACA ribonucleoprotein complex non-core subunit NAF1-like, translating to MVGFTPEVDLDQASRLKLSKDPPDAVDPRPIDLSFVDSLLDFDSIETWFRDFPNPDMAEAGTTTVVKSEPIDCEPGSAVEVKSEVGGGGQFVNGSDPIDCGPGGVVKVKSEVSENLRSSIEEELGKVSLVGGNEESSVLGLSEDLETKIGGVESKMESGKESESSESESESSSAASSSSSSSSSDEEEERESDDMDEEKEGNEEACELEEGEISGAEQIGNGSGDEEGAEVAWSDVDIFDEGDEEEEAIKGPIRSKNELEELPPVPPVNATLEPHHQMLPVGVVLSVVGTKVIVEGVEKHNPLNEGSILWITESRSPLGLVDEIFGPVINPYYMVRYNTESEIPAGIEVGTPISFVQEFADHVLNNKDLYRKGYDASGANDEEVSDEAEFSDDEKEAEYKRLQKMTKRGMNDQNAGSKKNNRKRGKNKIGPWKNGQSSPQQTPPDQHHEHFSSAAPARRYGPSSSAVSEGLVSGRGSVRPFPGATQATGNANGVWSNGMACQPQQTPFPNAFPNNNMPFFPQYPHQMSMPGGIPFHQQANVFSGPMGSQGMMGQLGFHQPAFGVGFQGQPTPGQQLNSFPGPMNAFGMSQQGFNQNAFGMGQQGFNPNVFGVGQQGQHGFNPNAFAMVQQGQHGFNQNTFGIGSQGQPTNLSLEQNMPQPGNPVAGDADAPQQFSRSTSANRGRRPFRRGGRQFAGGRGRGSR from the exons ATGGTAGGGTTCACCCCTGAAGTAGACCTCGATCAAGCTTCAAGGCTCAAGCTTTCAAAGGACCCCCCTGACGCCGTTGATCCCAGACCCATCGACTTGTCCTTTGTAGATTCCTTGTTGGATTTCGACTCCATTGAGACTTGGTTCAGGGATTTTCCAAACCCAGATATGGCCGAGGCTGGGACGACGACTGTGGTGAAATCCGAGCCAATTGACTGTGAGCCTGGTTCTGCGGTGGAGGTGAAGTCTGAGGTAGGTGGTGGAGGCCAATTCGTTAATGGGTCTGACCCAATTGATTGTGGGCCTGGTGGTGTGGTGAAGGTGAAGTCTGAAGTTTCAGAAAATTTGAGGAGTTCTATTGAGGAAGAGTTGGGGAAGGTTAGTTTGGTTGGAGGGAATGAAGAAAGTTCCGTTCTTGGATTGAGTGAGGATTTGGAGACCAAAATTGGAGGTGTGGAGAGCAAAATGGAGAGTGGGAAAGAGAGCGAAAGTTCGGAGTCGGAGAGTGAGAGTTCATCAGCAGCATCATCTTCTTCGAGTAGTAGCTCTagtgatgaggaggaggagagagagagtgatgatATGGATGAGGAGAAGGAGGGCAATGAGGAGGCTTGTGAACTTGAAGAAGGTGAGATAAGTGGTGCAGAGCAGATAGGtaatggaagtggtgatgaggAGGGTGCCGAGGTTGCGTGGAGTGATGTTGATATTTTCGATGAGGGAGACGAGGAAGAGGAAGCTATAAAAGGTCCCATTCGTTCCAAAAATGAGCTCGAG GAACTTCCACCAGTTCCTCCAGTTAATGCGACCTTGGAACCACATCATCAAATGCTGCCTGTCGGAGTTGTTTTATCG GTTGTTGGTACCAAAGTCATTGTAGAAGGGGTTGAGAAGCACAACCCTCTGAACGAGGGTTCTATTCTGTGGATAACTGAAAGCAGGTCTCCGTTGGGACTGGTAGATGAAATTTTTGGACCTGTCATAAACCCTTACTATATGGTGAGATACAATACAGAAAGTGAAATCCCTGCCGGTATAGAAGTTGGAACACCAATCTCTTTTGTTCAGGAGTTTGCAGATCATGTGCTCAATAACAAAGATCTTTACAGAAAGGGTTATGATGCATCTGGTGCAAATGATGAAGAGGTATCAGATGAAGCAGAATTTTCAGATGATGAAAAAGAAGCTGAATACAAGAGACTGCAAAAAATGACAAAGAGGGGAATGAATGACCAGAATGCCGGCAGTAAGAAAAACAACAGAAAAAGAGGTAAAAATAAGATCGGTCCCTGGAAAAATGGTCAATCTTCACCCCAGCAAACACCTCCCGATCAACACCATGAACATTTCTCTTCAGCTGCACCTGCTCGTCGTTATGGTCCATCTTCTTCTGCCGTCTCAGAAGGTTTGGTTAGTGGGCGAGGATCAGTTCGACCATTTCCAGGTGCTACACAGGCCACTGGTAACGCAAATGGGGTTTGGTCAAATGGAATGGCGTGTCAGCCACAGCAAACACCCTTCCCTAATGCATTTCCAAATAATAATATGCCATTTTTTCCACAGTACCCTCATCAGATGTCTATGCCGGGCGGAATTCCATTCCATCAGCAGGCAAATGTATTTTCTGGACCCATGGGTTCACAAGGGATGATGGGTCAACTTGGCTTCCACCAACCAGCATTTGGAGTAGGTTTCCAGGGACAACCTACACCAGGTCAGCAGTTGAATTCCTTTCCAGGACCCATGAATGCATTTGGGATGAGTCAACAGGGGTTCAACCAAAATGCATTTGGGATGGGTCAACAGGGATTCAACCCAAATGTTTTTGGGGTAGGTCAACAGGGTCAACATGGCTTCAACCCAAATGCGTTTGCGATGGTTCAACAGGGTCAGCATGGCTTCAACCAAAATACATTCGGGATAGGCTCACAGGGTCAACCTACAAACCTAAGCTTAGAACAGAATATGCCACAACCTGGGAACCCGGTTGCAGGGGATGCTGACGCTCCCCAACAATTTAGTCGAAGTACATCTGCTAATCGTGGAAGAAGACCATTTCGTCGAGGGGGTCGTCAGTTTGCAGggggaagagg
- the LOC133744847 gene encoding uncharacterized protein LOC133744847, with amino-acid sequence MVVFCFLVDQTKQVRGSKPAAGICSRCGGGASVADMKTATRFCYVPLYWKSSKAIICTFCGAVLKSYS; translated from the coding sequence ATGGTGGTGTTTTGCTTTCTTGTGGATCAGACGAAGCAAGTGCGGGGGAGCAAGCCGGCGGCCGGAATATGCTCGCGGTGCGGCGGTGGAGCTAGCGTCGCTGATATGAAAACCGCCACCAGATTTTGTTACGTGCCGTTGTACTGGAAGTCTTCGAAAGCCATCATATGTACTTTCTGCGGAGCAGTACTTAAATCTTACTCATAA